GGCGCACAGCTTCAGAGTTTCGACCTCTCTCCCGAAGACCGGGCAGCGCTGGTGCATGACCTTGTCGAGAAGCTTGTCAAACCGCGGCTGCAGGGCTTCAGCCGCTACGAGCCAGACACGGAAGTGTCGGAGGACATTATAGGTCAGCGGTGGAGGGAGTTCGAGGAGttcaaggcggcggcggagacaATGTCGTACGACACCGTGATCGACGGCGCCAACGTAGGCTACTACGGGCTAAGCAGCTGGTATGCCGAGGCTAAGGACTCGTTGCTGCGCTCCCGCGGTGTCGACCCGTCCTCGGTCCCGTCGTCAGAACGGTTTAACGTGCCCTTCCCAGTCGACGTGGCCCCAAAGTTCTCCCTCATTGAGGACATGCGCATAGCTGCGGAGCGGAACGGGAAAAAGACGGTGATTGTTCTGCACAACCGCCACCTGGCTCAACCCACTCCGGAGAATGCCACTTAtgcgcagaggtggcgggATATGAGTGCGTTGCTCCCGAGCCCCCCGTTTCTCAACGACGACTATTGCTGGCTCTACGCGGTGCTGACGCGGCAAGATTCCTGCATCATTTCTAACGACCAGATGCGCGACCACTATTTCAgagtgctgcagccgcgcttCTTTCtgaggtggcggcagcgacaccgtATCACGTACAAGGCGTTCTACAACAGAACCGCGCGGGCTACCTCGTTGCGCATTTATCTGCCTCGGGCGTACTCGGTGTGGGTGCAAGCGTGCGGAGCTGCCTCACAGTACCACTGGCACGTTCCGTACATCTCGGACATTGATGTCATTCATCAGGCCACAAATCAAACCATCTCGACGAACGCCAGCATTGATTTGGGTAAGGACGGAGATGACGAGTGCACGGATTGGATCTGCACGTGGCGAAACTCTTAGGCACGATACGTATGACCGTGTCATCTTCGGTGGTGCTCGTGTTGAAGTGTCAGAACTCACTTCGTCACTGTTTATTGCAGCTCGTTGTGTACGGTGCGAATGACACGTTTTCGCGGGGACTCGTCATCAccgtgggggagagggggctccAGAGCCTGGGTGTCTGAAATAGACACCCAGAGGACCGCGGTGGCCACCTACGAGGTGTGCCGAGGGTGG
This DNA window, taken from Leishmania panamensis strain MHOM/PA/94/PSC-1 chromosome 34 sequence, encodes the following:
- a CDS encoding hypothetical protein (TriTrypDB/GeneDB-style sysID: LpmP.34.4920) → MSRSPYRDDGARPAKRPRPDAPPDLSADLSSIPEVKLLIVENNAQVRPKHRRHQRDFLNHAFDALGAAAKQDPSRAEVALSFLAEMATKHQELPRSSIMSKVLYMWCTPDLVESGIRAVESLLWNRAKLPEAFLGAFDERVAAVALRLAVQSSVVDVALFRRILDALPESAFKRRVFNPLFVYCHNAADVSLCFEFFDMARTKGLEMWDNDYKEVLCTIAAAREKAAVTAAEAAERTNLVLDEMSRNHPVLGAANAQLVRELLGGTVSPVSDEGVCSHCGAQLQSFDLSPEDRAALVHDLVEKLVKPRLQGFSRYEPDTEVSEDIIGQRWREFEEFKAAAETMSYDTVIDGANVGYYGLSSWYAEAKDSLLRSRGVDPSSVPSSERFNVPFPVDVAPKFSLIEDMRIAAERNGKKTVIVLHNRHLAQPTPENATYAQRWRDMSALLPSPPFLNDDYCWLYAVLTRQDSCIISNDQMRDHYFRVLQPRFFLRWRQRHRITYKAFYNRTARATSLRIYLPRAYSVWVQACGAASQYHWHVPYISDIDVIHQATNQTISTNASIDLGKDGDDECTDWICTWRNS